The genomic window GATCGTGGTGCCCAACCAGAACCTGTTCAGGCTGGCCAATGAGCGCACGACCTTCCAGGACGCCTTCCGCATGGCGGACAACGTCCTCTACATGGGCGTGCGCGGCGTGACGGACCTGATGGTGGCGCCGGGCCTCGTGAACCTCGACTTCGCCGACATCCGCACCGTCATGGCCGAGATGGGCAAGGCGATGATGGGCACGGGCGAGGCCGAGGGCGAGGACCGCGCGGTGAAGGCCGCCGAGGCCGCCATCAGCAACCCGCTGCTGGAGGACACCTCTATGCGCGGCGCGCGCGGCGTGCTGATCAACATCACGGGCGGCCTCGACATGACGCTGTTCGAGGTGGATGAGGCGGCCACGCGCATCCGCCGCGAGGTGGATGAGGATGCGAACATCATCTTCGGCTCCTCGGTGGATGAGACGATGAACGGGCGCGTGCGCGTCTCGGTCGTCGCCACCGGCATTGACGTGGCGAGCGCCGCTTCGACCGGCGCGCCGCGCCTGGCCGTCGTCACCCCCGCCGCCGCGCCGGTCGAGGCGCCGGCGCCGCGCGCGGCCCAGGGCCCCTTCGGCGCCCCCGTCCCGCCCCAGCCCACCCGCCGGCCGGTGCAGGCCACGGGTGCCGGGCTGCTGCGCCAGGCGGCCGCGCCGGCGGTGGCTGTGACACCCGTCCCGGCCGCGCAGGAGGAGGAGATGCCGGCCCCGCAGCCCGTGCCCACCCCTGCCCCGCAGATGGCCCCACCCGTCATGGCGGCGCCCGCGCAGATGGAAGGCCCGGCGCCGCAGCATGGCGGCGAATCGGGTTGGCGCAGCCTGTTCCGCAACGCGACGGGCGCCATCCGCCAGCCGCGCGCGCCGGAAGCCCCCGCGCCACGCCGCGCGGAGCCGGGCCTGGGCCTGCCCCAGCCGGCGCCGCAGCGCGCCGCGCCGCAAGCGGCCGCGCCCACGGGTCCGGATGAGAAGAACCTCGACATCCCGACCTTCCTGCGCCGCATGAGCAACTGATCCGGCACAATTTTGCTTGTGATGAACCCCGCGGCTGAAAGGCCGCGGGGTTTTTCATGTCCAGGCCAAGCAAACCGCACCGCAAGACTTTGCCGCGATGCGGTGAAGCGCATGCATGAACTGCCGTCCATGCAAATATGGCGAGAAAAGGGCGCGCTCTTTCAGGGTTTTAGCAGGAAACATCGGGAAACAACGCTTGACTGGCCTGCGCGGCCCAGCCCTGGCATGCAGGCTGTCGAAACCTTGCCGCGCGGCCTGATTGTGGCCGCAAGGATTGGGCAGGGTCCGGTGCCTCCTCCTCCGGGCGGGGGCGCGGTTCAGGGGAGGACCGCGATCCGGAACGCCGCGCCACTGGCGCGGGCTTTGTGTGTCACGGGCGGTTTGGCCCAGCTTTGGGGATTTTGCTCAGCATGGATGGATTCGCGCAGCTTCCGGGTGGTCGCCGCCGTCGCCTCGCGCAGGGGATTTCCTGCCGCGGCGTGGGCCTCCACAGCGGGTTGACGCTGACGCTCTCCCTCCTGCCCGCCCCCAGCGGCGCCGGCATCAGCTTCCGTCGCACCGACCTCGGCGTCACCATCCCCGCCCGCGCCGACCATGTGGTGGACACGCGGCTCTGCACCGCCATCGGGCTGGAGGGCCAGCCGGAAGCCCGCGTGGGCACCATCGAGCATGTGATGGCCGCCCTCGCCGCCGCCGGCATTGATGACGCGCTGGTCGAGGTGGACGGGCCGGAGGTGCCCATCCTCGACGGCTCCGCCGAGCCCTTCATCTTCCTCATCAACTGCGCCGGCGCGGCCGAGCAATATGGCCAGCGGCATTCGCTCCAGGTGCTCAAGACCGTGCGCGTCGAGGATGAGGCGGGCGCCTGGGCCGAGCTGTCGCCGCTCGATGACTTCGCCTTCGAGGCCGAGCTGGAAATCGCCTTCCCCGGCACCGCCATCGGCACCCAGTCACTGGGCCTGCGCGTCTCCACGGCCAGCTTCCGCGCGGAACTGGCCAATGCCCGCACCTTCACCCTGGCCGAGGATGTGGCGCGGCTGCGCGCCGCCGGCCTCGCGCGCGGCGGCAGCCTCGCCAATGCCGTGGTGGTGGACGGGCCGCTGGTGGTGAATCCGGGCGGGCTGCGCAGCCCCGATGAATTCGTGCGCCACAAGCTGCTGGACGTGGTGGGAGACCTGGCGCTGGCCGGCCACCCCATCGCGGGGCGCTTCCGCGGCGCGCGCTCGGGCCATGCGCTGAACAACCGCCTGGTGCGCGCCCTGCTGGCGGACCCCACGGCCACGCGCCTCGTCACCGGCCATGCGCTGGAGGCGGTGGAAGCCCCCGCCCTGCTCGCCGCCACCGCGGCCTGATTTCCCGCTTCCTGGCCCCCCTTGCCGGCGTTCGGCGGGCGCGTGGTATAAGCCCGCCATCCGGAGTAGAACGCCCCTTATGCGCAAGACCCTTCCACGCCTCGCCCTCCTGTGCAGCCTCCTGCCGCTCGCGGCCTGCGGGGGCGCGACGGGCTGGGACGGGCGCCTGGGCTCCCTGTTCGACAGCAGCCCCACCGCCGCCCTCCAGGACCGCTCGCCCGAGGCGCTCTACGCCGCCGGCATCCAGGCCCTGCAGGAGCAACGCTACGCCCAGGCCGGCCAGATCTTCGACGCGCTGGAACGCGAGCATCCCTTCTCCACCTGGGCCACCAACGCGAAGCTGATGTCGGCCTATGCCGACTACATGCGCAACCGCTACACCGAGGCCATCGGCACGCTGGACCGCTTCATCCAGCTGCACCCGGCGCACCGCGACATCGCCTATGCGCACTACCTGCGCGCGCTCTCGCTCTATGAGCAGATCAACGACGCGCAGCGCGACCAGCGCTCGACCGAGCTCGCCATGGCCGCCCTTCAGGATGTGGTGAACCGCTTCCCCGAGACGGCCTATGCCCGCGACGCCCGCCTCAAGATGGATTTGGCGCGCGACCACCTGGCGGGGCGCGAGATGAACATCGGCCGCTTCTACCAGCGCCAGCGCCTGCTCAACGCCGCCATCGGCCGCTATCGCCGCGTGGTGGAGCAATACCAGACCACCAACCACGTGCCCGAGGCGCTGCACCGGCTGACGGAGATCTACCTCTCCCTCGGCCTGCGCGAGGAGGCGGCGCGCACCGCCTCCGTGCTGGGCCACAACTTCCCGGGCAGCCCCTGGTACCAGGACAGCTACGCGCTGCTGACGCCGGGGGCCGCGCCGTCGGACGCCGCGCGGCCGGGGCTGCTGCGGCGGGCCTGGGGCAACATCTTCTAGCCATATCATGCTCGCCTCGCTCGCCATCCGCGACGTGGTGCTGATCGAGCGGCTGGACCTCTCCTTCGGTCCCGGCCTCTCGGTGCTGACCGGCGAGACGGGCGCGGGCAAGTCCATTCTGCTGGACAGCCTGGGGCTGGCCCTGGGCCAGCGGGCCGAGGCGGGGCTGGTGCGGGCGGGGCAAGCCCAGGCCAGCGTCGCCGCCGTCTTCACCCCGCCGCCAAACCACCCCGCCCATGCGCTGCTGGCCGAGCTGGGGCTGGAGGCGGAGGATGCGCTGGTGCTGCGCCGCGTGGTGCAGGCCGATGGACGCTCCCGCGCCTTCGTGAACGACCATCCGGTGGGGGTGGCGGCGTTGAAGCGCCTCGCCGCCACGCTGGTCGAGGTGCAGGGGCAGCATGACCAGGTGGGCCTGGCCGACCCCGCGACCCATGGCGCGCTGCTGGATGCCTTTGGCGGACTCGATGCCGCGCGGGGCGAGGCCGCCACCGCCTTCCGCGCCTGGCGGCAGGCGGAGGCCGCGCTGCGCGAGGCGGAGGAGGCGGTGGCGGCCGCCCTGCGCGACGAGGAATGGCTGCGCCACGCCGTGGAGGAATTGGCGAAGCTCGCCCCGGGAGAGGGCGAGGAGGAGACGCTCGCCCAGGAACGCCAGCACCTCCAGGCGGCCGAGCGGCGCACCGAGGCGCTGGCCGGGGCCCTCGCCGAACTCCAGCCGCGGGACCGGCGTGGCGCCAACCCGGCGGCCGCGCTGCGCAACGCCGCGCGGGCCCTGGAACGCCTGCCGCCGGGCGCGGTGGGAGCGGGGCAGGAGGCGGTGCTGGCGGCTCTCGGCACCGCGCAGGACGCGCTGGCGGAGGCCGAGCAGCTTCTGGAACGCCTGGCCCAGGATGCCCTGCCGGACCCGCGCCGGCTGGAGGCGTTGGATGACCGCCTCTACGCGCTGCGTTCGGCGGCGCGGAAGCATGGCGTGCCGGTGGTGGAATTGCCGGCGCTGCTGGAGACGCTGCGCGGGCGGCTCTCCGCGCTCGATGCCGGGACGGATCGCGTCAGCGCGCTGAACCTGGCCGCACGCGCGGCGCGGGAGACCTATGTGGCGGCGGCGACCGCATTGACGGCGTTGCGGCGCGAGGCGGCTGCGGCGCTGGAAGCCGCGCTGGCGCAGGAATTGCCGCCCTTGAAGCTGGACCGCGCGCGGGTGGTGGTGGAGGTGGCGCCGCGCGAGGAAGCCGCCTGGGGCGCCGACGGCGCCGACCGCGTGACGCTGCTGGTCGCGACCAATCCCGGGCAGACGCCGGGGGCGCTGGTGAAGATCGCCTCGGGCGGCGAATTGTCGCGGCTGATGCTGGCCTTGAAGGTGGTGCTGGCACGCGGCTCGCCCGTGCCGACGCTGGTCTTTGACGAGGTGGATGCGGGCATCGGCGGCGCGACGGCGGCCGCGGTGGGCGAACGGCTCCAACGTGTCGCGGAGCGGCTGCAGGTGCTGGTGGTGACGCATTCGCCCCAGGTGGCGGCGCGCGGGGCGCGGCACCTCCAGGTGGCGAAATCGGTCAGCGGCGGGCGGGCGGAGACGCGCGTGACGCCCCTGGCACCCGAGGAACGCCGCGAGGAAATCGCGCGCATGCTGGCGGGCGAGGTGGTGACAGAGGCCGCGCGCGCGGCGGCGGAAAGCCTGCTGCGGGGGGCGGCGTGAGCGACACGGCCGAAGCGCGCATCGCGGCGCTGATCGAACAGATCAGCGCCCACGACCGCGCCTATTACGAGCAGGACGCGCCCAGCGTTTCCGACGCCGAATATGACGCGCTGATGCGCGAGCTGCGCGCGCTGGAAGCGGCGCATCCGGAGCTGGTGCAGCCGGACAGCCCGACGCAGAAGGTCTCGGGCAAGGTGGCGGAGGGCTTCGCCAAGTCGCGGCACCTGGCGCCGATGCTCAGCCTGGACAATGCCTTCGACGCGGCGGATTTTTCCGAATTCGCGGCGCGCATCCGGCGTTTCCTCAGCCTGCCCGAGGATGCGCCGCTGGATTTCGTGGCGGAGCCCAAGATTGATGGGCTGTCGGTGAACCTGCTCTATGAAAACGGCGTCTTCGTGCGCGGCGCCACGCGCGGCGACGGGGCCGAGGGCGAGGACATCACCGCCAATTTGAAGACGCTGCGCGACCTGCCGCAGACCCTCCCCGCCCCCTTCCCCGCCCGCATCGAAATCCGCGGCGAGGTCTTCATGGAACGCCCGGATTTCCTGGCCTTCCGCGCCCAGCAGGAGGCCGCCTTCGCGGCGCGCGAGGCGCGCAAGGCGGCGGGCGAAAAGCTCGGCCCCGCCGTCACCATCCCGGTGAATGCGCGCAACGCCGCGGCGGGGTCGCTGCGGCAGCTGGACGCCTCCATCACGGCGCAGCGGCCGCTGAAGCTGTTCGCCTATGCGATGGGCGAAGCAAGCGAGGCGCCGGCCGACACCCATTGGGAATGGCTGGAACGGCTGAAATCCTGGGGCTTCACGGTGAACCCGCTGTCGCGGCGCATCACCGATGCCGCCGAGTTCCAGGCGCGGATGGAGGCCGAACGCCCCGGCCTCGCCTATGACATTGACGGCGTGGTCTACAAGCTGGACCGGCTGGACTGGCAGCAGCGGCTGGGCTTCGTGGGGCGTGCGCCGCGCTGGGCCATCGCCTGGAAATTCGCGGCGGAGCAGGCCACCACGCGGCTGATCCGCATCGAGATCCAGGTGGGGCGCACCGGGGCGCTGACGCCGCGCGCGGTGATGGAGCCGGTCTTCGTGGGCGGCGTCACCGTCACCCACGCCACCCTGCACAATGAGGACGAGATCGCGCGCAAGGATGTGCGCGAGGGGGACATCGTCACCATCCAGCGCGCGGGCGACGTGATCCCGCAGGTGGTGGGGGTCGCCAACCCCGAGGGCGCCAAACGCGGCCCGCCCTTCGCCTTCCCCACCACCTGCCCCGCCTGCGGCAGCCATGCGGTGCGCGAGGGCGATGACGTGGTGCGCCGCTGCACCGGCGGCCTCATCTGCCCCGCCCAGACGACCGAGCGCCTCAAGCATTTCGTCAGCCGCCGCGCCATGGACATCGAGGGCATGGGCGAGGAGGTGATCGAGCTTCTCCACGCCGAAGGCCTGGTCAAAAGCCCCGCCGACATCTTCCGCCTGCACCAGGCGGCCGAACGGATGCGCGGCTGGAAGGGCTGGGGCGCCAATGCCAAGCGGCCGGAGGAGGCGAAGAAGGTGCCCAACCTTCTCGCCGCCATCGAGGCGCGGCGCCGCGTGCCGCTGGAACGCTTCCTCTTCGGCCTGGGCATCCGCCGCATCGGCGAGCAGAACGCGAAGCTGCTGGCGCGGCACTACCACTCCATCACCGCGCTGCGGGCGCGGATGGTGGAGGCGCGCATCATCGGCAGCGAGGCGCGGGAGGAACTGGGCTCCATCCAGGGCATCGGCCCCGCCATCGCGACGGAGCTGGTGGAGTTCTTCGCCGAACCGCACAACCAGGAAGCGCTGGACGATTTGCTAGGCGAGGTGACGCCCGAGGATGCGGCTTCCGTGGCGGCGGAGGACAACCCCTTCGCCGGCAAGGCGCTGGTCTTCACCGGCACGCTGGAGACCCTCTCCCGCCAGGAGGCCGAGGCGCGGGCCGAGGCGCTGGGCGCGCGTGTCACCAAGAGCGTGTCGAAGAAGACCGATTTCGTGGTGGTGGGCGCGGATGCCGGCTCCAAGGCCGCGAAGGCCGCGGAGCTGGGGGTCACGGTGCTCAGCGAGGCGGAGTTCCGGGCGCGGGCCAATCTCGACTGATCACAGCGGCGCGCATTCCCGTTCCAGCCACCCCCGCGTCGCCGCA from Roseococcus microcysteis includes these protein-coding regions:
- the ftsZ gene encoding cell division protein FtsZ, whose protein sequence is MTLNLTLPVTQHTDFSPRIAVIGIGGGGTNAVNNMINLGLEGVDFIVANTDAQSLVNSRAERRVQLGPHLTQGLGAGAKPEIGRAAAEEAMDELARHLEGCHMVFVTAGMGGGTGTGAAPVVARMARERGILTVGVVTRPFDFEGPKRKRAADQGLDELQQFVDTLIVVPNQNLFRLANERTTFQDAFRMADNVLYMGVRGVTDLMVAPGLVNLDFADIRTVMAEMGKAMMGTGEAEGEDRAVKAAEAAISNPLLEDTSMRGARGVLINITGGLDMTLFEVDEAATRIRREVDEDANIIFGSSVDETMNGRVRVSVVATGIDVASAASTGAPRLAVVTPAAAPVEAPAPRAAQGPFGAPVPPQPTRRPVQATGAGLLRQAAAPAVAVTPVPAAQEEEMPAPQPVPTPAPQMAPPVMAAPAQMEGPAPQHGGESGWRSLFRNATGAIRQPRAPEAPAPRRAEPGLGLPQPAPQRAAPQAAAPTGPDEKNLDIPTFLRRMSN
- the lpxC gene encoding UDP-3-O-acyl-N-acetylglucosamine deacetylase, coding for MDGFAQLPGGRRRRLAQGISCRGVGLHSGLTLTLSLLPAPSGAGISFRRTDLGVTIPARADHVVDTRLCTAIGLEGQPEARVGTIEHVMAALAAAGIDDALVEVDGPEVPILDGSAEPFIFLINCAGAAEQYGQRHSLQVLKTVRVEDEAGAWAELSPLDDFAFEAELEIAFPGTAIGTQSLGLRVSTASFRAELANARTFTLAEDVARLRAAGLARGGSLANAVVVDGPLVVNPGGLRSPDEFVRHKLLDVVGDLALAGHPIAGRFRGARSGHALNNRLVRALLADPTATRLVTGHALEAVEAPALLAATAA
- a CDS encoding outer membrane protein assembly factor BamD, which gives rise to MRKTLPRLALLCSLLPLAACGGATGWDGRLGSLFDSSPTAALQDRSPEALYAAGIQALQEQRYAQAGQIFDALEREHPFSTWATNAKLMSAYADYMRNRYTEAIGTLDRFIQLHPAHRDIAYAHYLRALSLYEQINDAQRDQRSTELAMAALQDVVNRFPETAYARDARLKMDLARDHLAGREMNIGRFYQRQRLLNAAIGRYRRVVEQYQTTNHVPEALHRLTEIYLSLGLREEAARTASVLGHNFPGSPWYQDSYALLTPGAAPSDAARPGLLRRAWGNIF
- the recN gene encoding DNA repair protein RecN, coding for MLASLAIRDVVLIERLDLSFGPGLSVLTGETGAGKSILLDSLGLALGQRAEAGLVRAGQAQASVAAVFTPPPNHPAHALLAELGLEAEDALVLRRVVQADGRSRAFVNDHPVGVAALKRLAATLVEVQGQHDQVGLADPATHGALLDAFGGLDAARGEAATAFRAWRQAEAALREAEEAVAAALRDEEWLRHAVEELAKLAPGEGEEETLAQERQHLQAAERRTEALAGALAELQPRDRRGANPAAALRNAARALERLPPGAVGAGQEAVLAALGTAQDALAEAEQLLERLAQDALPDPRRLEALDDRLYALRSAARKHGVPVVELPALLETLRGRLSALDAGTDRVSALNLAARAARETYVAAATALTALRREAAAALEAALAQELPPLKLDRARVVVEVAPREEAAWGADGADRVTLLVATNPGQTPGALVKIASGGELSRLMLALKVVLARGSPVPTLVFDEVDAGIGGATAAAVGERLQRVAERLQVLVVTHSPQVAARGARHLQVAKSVSGGRAETRVTPLAPEERREEIARMLAGEVVTEAARAAAESLLRGAA
- the ligA gene encoding NAD-dependent DNA ligase LigA produces the protein MSDTAEARIAALIEQISAHDRAYYEQDAPSVSDAEYDALMRELRALEAAHPELVQPDSPTQKVSGKVAEGFAKSRHLAPMLSLDNAFDAADFSEFAARIRRFLSLPEDAPLDFVAEPKIDGLSVNLLYENGVFVRGATRGDGAEGEDITANLKTLRDLPQTLPAPFPARIEIRGEVFMERPDFLAFRAQQEAAFAAREARKAAGEKLGPAVTIPVNARNAAAGSLRQLDASITAQRPLKLFAYAMGEASEAPADTHWEWLERLKSWGFTVNPLSRRITDAAEFQARMEAERPGLAYDIDGVVYKLDRLDWQQRLGFVGRAPRWAIAWKFAAEQATTRLIRIEIQVGRTGALTPRAVMEPVFVGGVTVTHATLHNEDEIARKDVREGDIVTIQRAGDVIPQVVGVANPEGAKRGPPFAFPTTCPACGSHAVREGDDVVRRCTGGLICPAQTTERLKHFVSRRAMDIEGMGEEVIELLHAEGLVKSPADIFRLHQAAERMRGWKGWGANAKRPEEAKKVPNLLAAIEARRRVPLERFLFGLGIRRIGEQNAKLLARHYHSITALRARMVEARIIGSEAREELGSIQGIGPAIATELVEFFAEPHNQEALDDLLGEVTPEDAASVAAEDNPFAGKALVFTGTLETLSRQEAEARAEALGARVTKSVSKKTDFVVVGADAGSKAAKAAELGVTVLSEAEFRARANLD